A genomic window from Streptomyces sp. NBC_01429 includes:
- a CDS encoding chorismate mutase encodes MTVTRNNTTSTAPATTPDTGARTEEAAALIGGARDRIDALDDRIIGLVQERIAISAVIQDARIASGGRRVNLSREMEILGHYSGALGKPGTALAMTLLELSRGRV; translated from the coding sequence ATGACCGTCACGCGGAACAACACGACCAGCACCGCCCCGGCCACCACCCCCGACACCGGCGCCCGCACCGAAGAGGCCGCCGCGCTCATCGGCGGCGCGCGCGACCGCATCGACGCGCTCGACGACCGGATCATCGGACTCGTCCAGGAACGGATCGCGATCTCGGCCGTCATCCAGGACGCCCGGATCGCCTCCGGTGGCCGCCGCGTCAACCTCTCCCGCGAGATGGAGATCCTCGGCCACTACAGCGGCGCCCTCGGCAAGCCGGGCACGGCGCTGGCGATGACGCTGCTGGAACTGAGCCGCGGCCGCGTCTAG
- a CDS encoding LAETG motif-containing sortase-dependent surface protein yields the protein MKLRRAMAVAAATAVIAPAAFFSAPAAFATGEENATTTESPSPSASSPAPEESESDPAPSDGTTEPGEETTEPGGEATEPTDGATEPTGGATSPTDGAPSPSAPSTQSSAPTEPSGKPSAPEECQDEDEDYFDSALELGISGLPGKIVAGSGWHPFTLRATNTSDKALGRIDWALFVVNETESMKDKDQLGTYTTIQFQDKNGKWLEATQDIMSGVYIGDTTLKAKSYVDLKLRLNIGAKAPTDDSYAVGIAWYTDSDTDCEFSSFTDWTFEVLPAGQSNETPGKPTPGSTTKPSDTKPQGGANPLPVTGSLAETGSSSMMPVIGTVGGIAVLAGAGVMFAMKRRRDGDATA from the coding sequence ATGAAGCTCCGCCGCGCTATGGCCGTCGCTGCCGCGACCGCTGTCATAGCCCCCGCCGCCTTCTTCTCCGCTCCGGCCGCGTTCGCGACCGGTGAGGAGAACGCGACGACGACCGAGTCTCCCTCGCCCAGCGCGTCGAGCCCGGCCCCCGAGGAGTCGGAGAGCGACCCGGCCCCCTCCGACGGCACCACGGAGCCCGGCGAGGAGACCACGGAGCCCGGCGGCGAGGCCACCGAGCCGACCGACGGGGCCACCGAGCCGACCGGGGGCGCCACGAGCCCGACCGACGGGGCGCCCAGCCCCAGCGCGCCGAGCACGCAGAGCAGCGCGCCGACGGAGCCGAGTGGCAAGCCGTCCGCTCCCGAGGAGTGCCAGGACGAGGACGAGGACTACTTCGATTCGGCGCTGGAGCTGGGGATCAGCGGTCTGCCGGGCAAGATCGTGGCCGGCAGTGGTTGGCACCCCTTCACCCTGCGGGCGACCAACACGTCCGACAAGGCTCTCGGCAGGATCGACTGGGCGCTGTTCGTCGTCAACGAGACCGAGTCCATGAAGGACAAGGACCAGCTCGGCACGTACACCACGATCCAGTTCCAGGACAAGAACGGCAAGTGGCTCGAGGCCACGCAGGACATCATGAGCGGCGTCTACATCGGTGACACCACTCTGAAGGCCAAGTCGTACGTGGATCTCAAGCTGCGGCTGAACATCGGCGCCAAGGCCCCGACGGACGACAGCTACGCCGTCGGCATCGCCTGGTACACGGACAGCGACACCGACTGCGAGTTCAGCTCCTTCACCGACTGGACGTTCGAAGTCCTGCCGGCCGGCCAGAGCAACGAGACCCCGGGCAAGCCCACCCCCGGCTCCACCACCAAGCCCAGCGACACGAAGCCGCAGGGTGGCGCCAACCCGCTGCCCGTCACCGGCAGCCTCGCCGAGACCGGATCCTCCTCGATGATGCCCGTCATCGGCACGGTCGGCGGGATCGCCGTCCTCGCCGGTGCCGGAGTGATGTTCGCCATGAAGCGCCGCCGCGACGGTGACGCCACGGCGTGA
- a CDS encoding GMC oxidoreductase produces the protein MSQDSHARKGRDPNGRDRDRDPDRANDYDYDVIVVGSGFGGAVSALRLTEKGYRVGVLEAGRRFTRETLPKNSWDLRNYLWAPALGLYGIQRVHLLGNVMVLAGAGVGGGSLNYANTLYVPPAAFFNDPQWAGITDWEQELKPYYDQAARMLGVRLNPTMTPSDVHLKAAAEEMGVGDTFHPAPVGVFFGDGKDADGAARARPGAPASDPYFGGTGPARRACTECGECMTGCRHGAKNTLTENYLYLAERAGAVIHPMTSVIALTDGGEDGLRVTTVPTDQRRKGRTQVFRAPRVVIAAGTYGTQTLLHTMRDRGLLPRLSARLGELTRTNSEALVGAQTDDRRYRARHGAPKADFTRGVAITSSIHPNGTTHVEPVRYGRGSNAMGALSILQVPYGERRLRAWLTNAARHPRLLLRSFSNRKWSERTIIGLVMQSLDNSLTTYRKPGGVGKGLLTARQGHGAPNPKQIPEATRAATLIAAEINGFAGSNVGELMGTPLTAHFLGGCVIGASADEGVIDPYHRLYGHPAVSVVDGSAVSANLGVNPSLTITAQAERAMSFWPNKGETDPRPEQSADTPYIRLPPVEPLAPAVPAEAFGALRLPFLAVPKVPPRDAPPKSS, from the coding sequence GTGTCACAGGACAGCCATGCCCGGAAGGGGCGGGACCCCAACGGCCGCGACCGTGACCGCGATCCGGACCGTGCCAACGACTACGACTACGACGTGATCGTGGTCGGCTCCGGCTTCGGCGGGGCCGTATCCGCGCTGCGGCTGACGGAGAAGGGCTATCGCGTCGGCGTCCTGGAGGCGGGCCGCCGCTTCACCCGCGAGACCCTCCCCAAGAACTCCTGGGACCTCAGGAACTATCTGTGGGCCCCCGCCCTCGGTCTCTACGGCATCCAGCGCGTCCATCTGCTCGGCAACGTGATGGTGCTGGCGGGTGCCGGGGTCGGCGGCGGCTCCCTCAACTACGCCAACACGCTCTACGTTCCGCCCGCCGCGTTCTTCAACGACCCGCAGTGGGCGGGCATCACCGACTGGGAACAGGAGCTGAAGCCCTACTACGACCAGGCCGCCCGGATGCTCGGCGTACGCCTCAACCCCACCATGACCCCCTCCGACGTCCATCTGAAGGCCGCCGCCGAGGAGATGGGCGTCGGCGACACCTTCCATCCCGCCCCGGTCGGCGTCTTCTTCGGAGACGGCAAGGACGCGGACGGCGCCGCCAGGGCCCGGCCGGGTGCCCCGGCGTCCGACCCGTACTTCGGCGGCACCGGCCCCGCCCGCCGGGCCTGCACCGAATGCGGCGAGTGCATGACGGGCTGCCGGCACGGCGCGAAGAACACCCTCACCGAGAACTACCTGTACCTGGCGGAGCGGGCCGGGGCGGTCATCCACCCCATGACGTCGGTGATCGCCCTCACGGACGGCGGCGAGGACGGCCTTCGCGTCACCACCGTGCCGACGGACCAACGGCGCAAGGGCCGTACACAAGTCTTCCGCGCCCCACGGGTCGTGATCGCGGCCGGCACGTACGGCACCCAGACCCTTCTGCACACCATGCGTGACCGGGGTCTGCTGCCCCGGCTCTCGGCGCGGCTCGGGGAGCTGACCCGGACCAACTCCGAGGCGCTGGTCGGCGCGCAGACCGACGACCGGCGCTACCGCGCACGCCACGGCGCGCCGAAGGCGGACTTCACCCGGGGCGTCGCCATCACCTCCTCGATCCATCCGAACGGCACCACCCACGTCGAACCGGTGCGGTACGGCAGGGGATCCAACGCGATGGGCGCCCTGTCCATCCTCCAGGTCCCCTACGGCGAACGGCGGCTGCGGGCCTGGCTGACGAACGCCGCCCGGCATCCGCGGCTGCTGCTGCGCTCGTTCTCCAACCGCAAATGGTCGGAGCGCACGATCATCGGACTGGTCATGCAGTCGCTGGACAACTCCCTGACGACCTACCGCAAACCGGGCGGCGTCGGAAAGGGCCTGCTCACCGCCCGCCAGGGCCATGGCGCGCCCAACCCGAAGCAGATACCCGAGGCGACCCGGGCCGCCACCCTCATCGCGGCGGAGATCAACGGCTTCGCCGGCAGCAACGTCGGCGAGCTGATGGGCACGCCGCTGACCGCCCACTTCCTGGGCGGCTGCGTCATCGGCGCCTCGGCGGACGAGGGCGTCATCGACCCGTACCACCGGCTGTACGGGCATCCCGCCGTCTCGGTCGTCGACGGCTCGGCGGTCTCGGCGAACCTCGGGGTCAACCCGTCCCTGACGATCACGGCCCAGGCCGAGCGCGCCATGTCCTTCTGGCCGAACAAGGGCGAGACCGACCCCCGGCCCGAGCAGAGCGCGGACACGCCCTATATACGGCTGCCCCCGGTCGAACCGCTCGCCCCCGCGGTCCCGGCGGAGGCGTTCGGCGCGCTGCGACTGCCGTTCCTGGCGGTGCCGAAGGTACCGCCGCGCGACGCCCCGCCGAAGAGTTCATGA
- a CDS encoding succinic semialdehyde dehydrogenase, producing the protein MTDSKPATAAPGTLAATAAPGTNPVAASPAGARTAADVVTPEVVARLVRGLVGSGRTANHSPFTGGKLADLPESTPEDVASAFERARAAQPGWAGLPVRQRAAVLLRFHDLVLERQAEVLDLIQLETGKARLHAHEEVQAVAVVARHYGLKAPAYLRPKRHLGAVPVLTKATELRQPRGVVGQISPWNYPFELSVGDALPGLVAGNALVMKPDTETALTALWGRDLLIEAGLPAEVFQVVLGEGPVVGPEIVAHADYVSFTGSTRTGREVARGAADRLVGVTLELGGKNAMLVLADADVEKAAEGAVRACFSSAGQLCVSIERLYVHESVADAFTERFVARTKAMRLGNSLAYGAEMGSLAGERQLEAVTRHVEEAVEKGATVLAGGVARPDIGPLFYEPTILEGVEAPMAVCAEETFGPVVSLYRFGSEDEAIDLANALPYGLNASVWTTDAARGHRVAARLRSGTVNINEGYASAYGSVRAPMGGMKDSGLGRRHGSEGILKFTEAQTVAHQRLLPMAPSMGLDDERYAALMSRSLRVMKILRLR; encoded by the coding sequence ATGACGGACTCGAAGCCAGCCACCGCCGCCCCGGGAACCCTCGCCGCCACCGCCGCCCCGGGGACCAACCCCGTGGCCGCCTCCCCGGCCGGCGCGCGTACCGCCGCCGATGTGGTCACCCCCGAGGTGGTCGCCCGGCTCGTACGCGGTCTCGTCGGGTCCGGCCGTACCGCCAATCACTCCCCCTTCACCGGCGGGAAACTGGCCGACCTGCCCGAGTCCACCCCCGAGGACGTGGCGAGCGCCTTCGAGCGGGCGCGCGCCGCCCAGCCCGGATGGGCCGGGCTCCCCGTGCGGCAGCGGGCGGCCGTGCTGCTCCGCTTCCACGATCTCGTACTGGAGCGGCAGGCCGAGGTGCTCGACCTGATCCAGCTGGAGACCGGCAAGGCCAGGCTGCACGCCCACGAAGAGGTGCAGGCCGTCGCCGTCGTGGCCCGGCACTACGGGCTGAAGGCCCCCGCGTATCTGCGGCCGAAGCGGCACCTCGGCGCGGTGCCGGTGCTCACGAAGGCCACCGAGCTGCGCCAGCCGCGCGGAGTCGTCGGGCAGATCTCGCCGTGGAACTATCCCTTCGAACTGTCCGTCGGTGACGCGCTGCCCGGCCTCGTCGCGGGCAACGCCCTGGTGATGAAACCCGACACGGAGACCGCGCTCACCGCGCTGTGGGGGCGTGACCTGCTGATCGAGGCGGGTCTGCCGGCCGAGGTCTTCCAGGTCGTCCTGGGCGAGGGGCCGGTCGTGGGGCCCGAGATCGTCGCACACGCCGACTACGTCTCGTTCACCGGATCGACCCGCACCGGACGGGAGGTCGCGCGGGGCGCGGCGGACCGGCTCGTCGGTGTCACCCTCGAACTCGGCGGCAAGAACGCCATGCTGGTGCTGGCCGACGCCGATGTGGAGAAGGCGGCGGAGGGCGCCGTACGCGCGTGCTTCTCCTCGGCGGGACAGCTCTGCGTCTCCATCGAGCGGCTGTACGTCCACGAGTCGGTCGCCGACGCGTTCACGGAGCGGTTCGTCGCCCGTACGAAGGCCATGCGGCTCGGCAACTCCCTCGCGTACGGGGCCGAGATGGGCTCCCTCGCGGGCGAGCGCCAGCTCGAAGCGGTCACCCGTCATGTCGAGGAGGCCGTCGAGAAGGGCGCCACGGTCCTCGCGGGCGGTGTCGCCCGCCCCGACATCGGACCGCTCTTCTACGAGCCGACCATCCTCGAAGGCGTCGAGGCGCCGATGGCCGTCTGCGCGGAAGAGACCTTCGGCCCGGTCGTCTCCCTCTACCGGTTCGGCTCCGAGGACGAGGCGATCGACCTGGCCAACGCGCTGCCGTACGGACTCAACGCGAGCGTCTGGACCACGGACGCGGCGCGCGGCCACCGGGTCGCCGCCCGGCTCCGCAGCGGCACGGTCAACATCAACGAGGGATACGCGTCGGCGTACGGCAGCGTGCGGGCGCCGATGGGCGGAATGAAGGATTCAGGTCTCGGCCGACGGCACGGGTCCGAGGGCATCCTCAAATTCACCGAGGCCCAGACGGTCGCGCACCAGCGTCTCCTGCCGATGGCGCCCTCGATGGGGCTGGACGACGAGCGGTACGCGGCGCTGATGAGCCGGAGCCTGCGGGTGATGAAGATCCTCCGGCTCCGTTAG
- a CDS encoding serine/threonine-protein kinase has protein sequence MDVEHSQGTGLGSGTGSTGSAAGAGGAGSGTDTPDGLLLAGRYRLGASIGSGGMGRVWRAHDEVLHRVVAIKELTAGRYVSEADRAVLHERTRKEARAAARITHPAVVTVHDVLDHDGRPWIVMQYVDGPSLADAAKESGPMDIRETARIGLAVLEALSAAHAAGVLHRDVKPGNVLLARDGHVLLTDFGIAAIEGDSTITRTGEIVGSIDYLAPERVRGHDPGPASDLWSLGVTLYTAVQGTSPFRRASPLSTMQAVVADEPDHPDQAGPLAPVIAALLRKDPDTRSGAGETERLLREVAEGRAPAGAWSHDPTVSVRNDDRGASGTARLPTEGSTERSTQQSTQQSTERSTRGSTQRSTQGVAFNGADPTSPAASSIPGQSSIPGRGTASGTASASVPSPIPSPGSDTGSGSGSDFGSGSGSGSVAAPERAGRRRSRLRTTAVAIAVAAVLGGGVGFAALKFSGDGGDTNAGHSTTGTSEGTGAGNSAEPGNGTEEPTDDTSADSDWERVEAPEGFTLNIPQGWERQSGDQIDYSPDNGAHLLRISIASPDFEDPYTHMQNMEKQLQRLPNYERVEMAPNAFRDKERSARWEFTWSEKTDGADRRHAIDQIYYSDDDNTEYAIYMSGPEEDWANTRKQFDAILRSWQPPPQDAS, from the coding sequence ATGGACGTGGAGCATTCGCAGGGGACGGGTTTGGGCTCGGGGACTGGAAGCACCGGAAGTGCGGCGGGAGCGGGTGGCGCGGGCAGCGGAACCGACACCCCCGACGGGCTGTTGCTGGCCGGGCGGTACCGGCTCGGCGCGAGCATCGGCAGCGGTGGCATGGGCCGGGTGTGGCGCGCGCACGACGAGGTGCTGCACCGGGTGGTCGCCATCAAGGAGCTGACGGCGGGACGGTACGTCTCCGAGGCCGACCGGGCCGTACTCCACGAGCGGACCCGGAAAGAAGCCCGCGCCGCCGCCCGCATCACCCATCCGGCGGTCGTCACCGTCCATGACGTCCTCGACCATGACGGCCGCCCGTGGATCGTCATGCAGTACGTCGACGGCCCCTCCCTCGCCGACGCGGCGAAGGAATCCGGTCCGATGGACATCCGCGAGACGGCCAGGATCGGGCTCGCGGTCCTGGAGGCGCTGAGCGCCGCGCACGCCGCGGGAGTGCTGCACCGCGATGTGAAGCCCGGCAACGTCCTGCTCGCCCGCGATGGCCACGTCCTGCTCACCGACTTCGGTATCGCGGCCATAGAGGGCGACAGCACCATCACCAGGACCGGCGAAATCGTCGGCTCCATCGACTATCTGGCGCCCGAGCGGGTACGGGGCCACGATCCCGGCCCCGCCTCCGATCTCTGGTCGCTGGGCGTCACGCTCTACACCGCCGTCCAGGGGACCTCGCCGTTCCGCCGCGCCTCCCCGCTCTCCACGATGCAGGCCGTCGTCGCCGACGAACCGGACCACCCCGACCAGGCGGGGCCGCTCGCTCCGGTGATCGCCGCGCTGCTGCGCAAGGACCCGGACACGCGCTCCGGCGCCGGCGAGACCGAACGCCTGCTGCGCGAGGTGGCGGAGGGGCGGGCACCGGCCGGAGCGTGGTCGCACGATCCGACCGTATCCGTACGGAACGACGACCGGGGCGCTTCCGGCACCGCGCGGCTGCCCACCGAGGGGTCCACCGAGAGGTCCACGCAGCAGTCCACGCAGCAGTCCACCGAGAGGTCCACGCGGGGATCCACGCAGCGGTCCACGCAGGGCGTCGCGTTCAACGGGGCGGATCCCACGTCACCGGCGGCGTCGTCCATACCGGGGCAGTCGTCCATACCGGGGCGGGGGACGGCGAGCGGCACCGCGTCCGCGTCCGTACCCTCGCCCATACCGTCGCCGGGCTCCGACACCGGCTCCGGTTCCGGCTCCGACTTCGGCTCTGGTTCCGGTTCCGGTTCTGTGGCCGCGCCCGAGCGGGCCGGGCGCCGCCGGAGCCGGTTGCGTACGACGGCCGTGGCCATCGCCGTCGCGGCGGTCCTCGGCGGTGGAGTCGGCTTCGCCGCCCTGAAGTTCTCGGGCGACGGCGGCGACACCAACGCCGGGCATTCGACGACCGGTACCAGCGAGGGGACCGGCGCCGGGAACAGCGCCGAGCCCGGCAACGGCACCGAGGAACCCACGGACGACACGTCGGCCGACAGCGACTGGGAGCGGGTCGAGGCGCCCGAGGGCTTCACCCTCAACATCCCCCAGGGCTGGGAGCGCCAGTCAGGCGACCAGATCGACTACAGCCCCGACAACGGGGCTCATCTGCTCCGGATCAGCATCGCGTCGCCCGACTTCGAGGATCCGTACACGCACATGCAGAACATGGAGAAGCAGCTGCAACGGCTGCCGAACTACGAGCGCGTCGAGATGGCTCCCAACGCCTTCCGTGACAAGGAGCGTTCCGCGCGCTGGGAGTTCACCTGGAGCGAGAAGACGGACGGCGCGGACCGGCGGCACGCCATCGACCAGATCTACTACTCGGACGACGACAACACCGAGTACGCGATCTACATGTCAGGACCGGAGGAGGACTGGGCGAACACGCGCAAACAGTTCGACGCCATACTGCGCAGCTGGCAGCCGCCGCCGCAGGACGCGAGCTGA
- a CDS encoding serine/threonine protein kinase, with protein MDEYAGRVLADRYRLPLPPSDEYELAETRAFDTYSGQEVLVRQVPLPEVVEAEVIDADGAAAPRRAPGRTPRRHTDPAVRRAIEAAQSAAQIPDHPRLDQVFDVFAESGSLWIVSELVAARPLAALLAEKPLNPFRAAEIASDVLTAVRVVHAHGWTHRNITVRTVLVCDDGRVVLTGLAAGAAEEALCGYAPVPEPPDEPEPYEPGPPPPALDDSGAHEQLGTGGHPGPPAGTPEAGTPGLGYAPGPTAGVPGAQNRAALETGQAAQSPYGEGTSSGTSGAMPRPHHGTPGVPAPYGGQPALPGGSGSGDIRAARAGAIAAYRAGARAAARASEDRASDTGALPPLPEPGTGEEPRDPAYEARRDPERDETLTPPRGTSQGPSQGPSQGASPGPSQAGGDPDWWAQPRAFEETDADEDDDPPAPPYRARLAGVWNDGPAPWNDASGSLPAGGSPYGPDSAGPFGGGTSGIPVPGRRPAGTARRGRPALPPAGHDSAGHDSTENGATGATGAIEARGGGSPYSGSGNGPYGSGHTGGGQSGGGQSGGGHGGSGQFGSGQAGTGQAGGSRDALRADSQRHATQVPAAAGRGAGAGRWDEIVANGPVPAYRGPATPLAAERARQARIAVVGAVTERWAPEQAGPVHENWQLAPPIGPATDLWALGALLYRAVQGHAPYPEESAIELVQLVCAEPPAFAEECGPLRPVVESLLRQDPTERPDFEELRGWLRSLVRSAPEPEAGLDVVPVPSDETRLPIVRRRGELVRRRRIWGRGRDAEHGRHRHKKGKERKDAGGGRSAGGGEYVEQSYGRAEAEETYERPEIFESLGRPEPSSGSYGPSDPADRDDRAVGRSERGRAPNALGRTLLLLILLLLVAVVVYAVKFMPRTDTGQQGQSVGEASPGTSAAPQEPGVQPPGEGASDTGPSASGSRDNPNTSAPQTSGPAVDVAKGYALREDTEGFRIAVDKTWQRRPINDSGQVRYVGGDFTLIVVPGRDTVAQNGSDPMDYQRDKEREIQPFRDSSWATASGLRRIDVGQQAMAEGQYTWQDSSGRDVFVRNLAMIIAGRYHVIQVIGPEDERDKVGEIYEQATGAYRVTG; from the coding sequence GTGGACGAATACGCGGGACGGGTGCTCGCCGACCGCTATCGCCTGCCCCTGCCGCCGTCCGACGAGTACGAACTCGCCGAGACCCGTGCGTTCGACACGTACAGCGGCCAGGAAGTCCTCGTCCGGCAGGTGCCGTTGCCGGAGGTCGTGGAGGCCGAGGTCATCGACGCCGACGGCGCCGCCGCACCCCGGCGGGCCCCCGGACGTACTCCCCGCAGACATACCGACCCGGCCGTCCGGCGCGCCATCGAGGCGGCGCAGAGCGCCGCCCAGATCCCGGACCACCCCAGGCTCGACCAGGTCTTCGACGTCTTCGCGGAGTCCGGCTCGCTGTGGATAGTGAGCGAACTCGTCGCGGCCAGGCCGCTCGCCGCGCTGCTCGCCGAGAAGCCGCTCAACCCGTTCCGCGCGGCCGAGATCGCGTCCGACGTGCTCACCGCCGTCCGCGTGGTGCACGCGCACGGCTGGACGCACCGGAACATCACCGTCCGTACGGTGCTCGTCTGCGACGACGGACGGGTCGTGCTGACCGGGCTCGCTGCGGGCGCGGCCGAGGAGGCGCTGTGCGGATACGCGCCGGTCCCTGAGCCCCCCGACGAGCCGGAACCGTACGAGCCCGGACCGCCGCCGCCCGCACTCGACGACTCCGGCGCCCACGAACAGCTCGGCACCGGCGGCCACCCCGGTCCGCCCGCCGGGACACCCGAGGCCGGGACGCCGGGCCTGGGTTACGCGCCGGGGCCCACGGCAGGCGTGCCCGGCGCACAGAACAGGGCCGCGCTGGAGACGGGCCAGGCCGCGCAGAGCCCGTACGGCGAGGGCACCTCGTCCGGCACGTCCGGCGCGATGCCCCGCCCGCACCACGGCACACCCGGCGTCCCCGCACCGTACGGAGGCCAGCCCGCGCTGCCCGGCGGCAGCGGCTCCGGTGACATCCGCGCCGCGCGCGCCGGTGCCATCGCCGCCTACCGCGCCGGAGCCCGCGCCGCCGCGCGGGCCAGTGAGGACCGGGCGTCCGACACGGGCGCTCTGCCCCCGCTGCCGGAGCCCGGCACCGGCGAAGAGCCCCGGGACCCGGCGTACGAGGCGCGGCGGGACCCGGAGCGCGACGAGACGCTGACACCGCCCCGAGGCACCTCGCAGGGGCCGTCCCAGGGTCCGTCGCAGGGCGCCTCTCCGGGGCCGTCCCAGGCCGGCGGTGATCCGGACTGGTGGGCCCAGCCGCGCGCCTTCGAGGAGACGGACGCCGACGAGGACGACGACCCGCCCGCGCCGCCCTACCGCGCCCGGCTCGCCGGCGTCTGGAACGACGGCCCGGCGCCCTGGAACGACGCCTCGGGCTCGCTGCCCGCGGGCGGCAGCCCGTACGGACCGGACTCGGCGGGCCCGTTCGGCGGCGGCACATCGGGGATCCCCGTACCCGGACGGCGTCCCGCGGGCACGGCCCGCCGGGGGAGGCCCGCGCTGCCGCCCGCCGGGCACGACTCCGCCGGGCACGACTCCACGGAAAACGGGGCCACCGGGGCCACCGGAGCCATCGAGGCGCGTGGCGGCGGCAGCCCGTACTCCGGCTCCGGCAACGGACCGTACGGCAGTGGCCACACCGGCGGCGGGCAGTCCGGCGGCGGGCAGTCCGGCGGTGGACACGGCGGCAGCGGTCAGTTCGGCAGCGGACAGGCCGGTACCGGACAGGCCGGAGGTTCGCGTGACGCGCTGCGCGCCGACTCGCAGCGGCACGCCACGCAGGTGCCCGCCGCCGCGGGCCGGGGCGCCGGGGCCGGCCGCTGGGACGAGATCGTGGCGAACGGCCCCGTTCCCGCCTACCGGGGACCCGCCACCCCCCTCGCGGCCGAGCGCGCCCGGCAGGCGCGCATCGCGGTCGTCGGCGCGGTCACCGAGCGCTGGGCGCCCGAACAGGCCGGGCCCGTCCACGAGAACTGGCAGCTGGCACCGCCCATCGGACCGGCCACCGACCTGTGGGCGCTGGGCGCGCTGCTGTACCGCGCGGTCCAGGGCCACGCCCCGTATCCGGAGGAGAGCGCGATCGAGCTGGTGCAGCTCGTCTGCGCCGAACCGCCCGCGTTCGCCGAGGAGTGCGGGCCGCTGCGCCCCGTCGTCGAGTCGCTGCTGCGTCAGGACCCGACCGAGCGACCGGACTTCGAGGAGCTGCGCGGCTGGCTGCGTTCGCTCGTACGGTCCGCTCCCGAGCCGGAGGCCGGTCTGGATGTCGTACCGGTACCGTCCGACGAGACGCGGCTGCCGATCGTGCGCCGCCGGGGCGAGCTGGTGCGCAGGCGGCGCATCTGGGGCCGTGGGCGCGACGCGGAGCACGGACGCCACCGCCACAAGAAGGGCAAGGAGCGCAAGGACGCGGGCGGCGGCAGAAGCGCCGGTGGCGGCGAGTACGTCGAGCAGTCCTACGGCCGCGCCGAGGCCGAGGAGACCTACGAGCGCCCCGAGATCTTCGAGAGCCTCGGCCGTCCTGAGCCGTCGTCCGGTTCCTACGGCCCGTCCGATCCGGCGGACCGGGACGACCGCGCCGTAGGCCGCTCCGAGCGGGGGCGCGCGCCGAACGCCCTGGGCCGTACGTTGCTGCTGCTGATACTGCTCCTCCTGGTGGCGGTCGTCGTGTACGCGGTGAAGTTCATGCCCAGGACGGATACGGGTCAGCAGGGCCAGAGCGTCGGCGAGGCGAGCCCCGGCACGTCCGCCGCGCCGCAGGAACCGGGCGTACAGCCGCCCGGGGAGGGGGCCTCCGACACCGGGCCTTCCGCGTCCGGCAGCCGGGACAACCCCAACACCTCGGCCCCCCAGACCTCCGGACCCGCCGTCGACGTCGCCAAGGGGTACGCCCTGCGCGAGGACACGGAGGGATTCCGTATCGCGGTCGACAAGACCTGGCAGCGGCGGCCCATCAACGACAGCGGGCAAGTCCGCTACGTGGGCGGAGACTTCACGCTGATAGTCGTCCCGGGCCGGGACACCGTCGCGCAGAACGGCTCCGACCCGATGGACTACCAGCGCGACAAGGAGCGTGAGATACAGCCGTTCCGTGACTCCAGTTGGGCCACCGCTTCGGGGCTGCGCCGCATCGACGTGGGGCAACAGGCCATGGCGGAGGGGCAGTACACCTGGCAGGACAGCAGCGGCCGCGACGTCTTCGTCCGGAACCTCGCGATGATCATCGCCGGCCGGTACCACGTCATCCAGGTCATCGGCCCCGAGGACGAGCGCGACAAGGTCGGCGAGATCTACGAACAGGCCACCGGGGCCTACCGCGTTACCGGCTGA